The nucleotide window TGCATTGAGGTAGCTCGATGTTGTAGTCCCAACTGCTAGGACTATACTTCCGTCCTGACCCACGTCGTCACCTGGAGTAGCAGTCGTGTTACTCACTATGAGGAAGTTGTGAGTCAGTCCCTCCTGATTGGTGAAGTGTACTAGAACTGTCCAACCAGCTGGGACGTACACGTGTAGTTGACCGTTGCTCGTACCGTTGAAGTTGAAGGGTTGTCCTGAACTGGAAGCTACTATGTAGAGGAAGACAGTCTTGTTCGCTGAGTTATAGGGGAGCGCAGTTGCCCCTGATGGGAGAGAGGAGGTCGTAGTCATGTTTGAGGTAGAAGTGGACGTCGTGTTGGTAGTAGTGGAAGTATTGGTAGTGGGCATGGTAGTAGATGTAGTATTTACAGGTGGAAGGGTCTCGGTGACGTTACCAACGTTTACGGGTGTAGATCTTACCGCTATGTAGTATCCAGCTACAGCAACCAATATCACAGCTATAACTATGGCTACGACCATTGGAGTATCTAGTTTAGCCATTAATCTACTACGATTGAACCACTTTTAAAAGCTTTTCATTAGAGTATTTTACAAATATGCGGACGCTGAAGACCCCTTCTGACCTACAATCATGTGAATTTCATCCCACTGTGGAATTCTAATCATAAAACCCCAGGAAGAATGAGGGGTTATTTACCACGAGATACGAAATATCCATGGAGATCATATTACCCTCAATCATGAGGCACTGGGCATAACTCACCGATGATCCAAGCGCCAGTAGTGAAGATACAACGTTAAAAACTATAAGACCTAAAACTACGGAATAGGATGTAAAGTATTTAATATTTTAGGAAATCCAGATAATACATGGAAAAACATGAGAGAAAATCTGCCGATCTTCCAAGATTCCTTCTAATAGCCTTACTCCTTTCACTGAGTTTAATTTCCTATTTCTATGCCTTAGAAAAAGTAGGTTTAATCCCCCTTTCAATCATTTCATCTTTAACATTCTGGATTGGAGTTGGTCTTTCCGTCCCAAAATCCTTTTGGAGACTTACCTTTTTTAAAGTTAAGAAAGGACATGCCTATTTTTTGTCGTCAATGTTATATCTGTCTTTTCATATTTTACTCTACGGTATCTTTTTTAATATAGTCCTAGCTGCAGGGTTGGGACAGAGCCTGGAGTTCTTCCCTTATTTATCATCGGGTTTCGGCGTCTCTATCCCACCTAAACCTTTGTTATTCCCCTATTGGGTGTCCACGAGCCCAGGGGTCTGGTTTTTCATAGGGCCCTTCGAAAGCGATACGACCCCCTACACTCTCTTCCTTGGTTTTATCCTAGCTCTCCTAATCGGGGCTAACGTTGAAAGTCTCCTACGCCTTAGAAAGGTAATAAAGGCATATAAGAGGACCCTTCTCCCTGCATCCATGATTCCGACAGTGGCGATAGTGTCAGGCGCGTCGTGTTGCCTTTCTCTACCTTCCATTATAATTTACGTAATAGGCGTAGCCTCGGGTACCATATACTCCCTCCTGGGAGTACTCGCTTCGCCCTGGTTTTTTGCTTTTTCTTATTTTGGGCTTCCCGTAGGTTCCTTGGGAATACTCTACCTCAATCTCAGGGACATGCAAGGGTGGATAAACAGGATTGAGAGAAGTGTAAAGGATATAAAATAACTTAATTAATTAAAAACAGAAAAAATTAATATGTATCCTAAGTCATATATGTATAATTTTATTTAATGCGAATCATCTTTTTTTATGAGATGGAATGAGCAAGGACAAAGACAAGGGGTCGGTGGATCCGAACAGGAGGGCAGTTGTTATAGGTGGAGCCGCGGCTGTGGCAGGTGTTGCCGCGGGTATAGTTATAGGTGGAGAGGCATTCCCTAGACTTTTGAAACAAACAGTAATTGAGAAGCAACCTGAAGTTGTCACCAAGACAGTTACCCAGACGGTTACCCAACAAGTCCCTGTACAACAGACCTACGTTAAGCAGATGATAGCCAACTACAACTCCCTATCAGTGGGTCAGCCAATGACTACCACATACATGGGTTACCCAATAACGGTAGTCAGGACTGGAGTTAAATCCGTTGGAGGAGTTGGACCCAACGGTGACGTGGTGGCCTTCAGTAACGTGTGTGTACACATGGGTGGTCCTGTTCAGTATGACCCTAAGACCAACTGCGGAGTATGCCCGTACCACTACTCTCAATATGACTTCACCAGAGGAGGGATCCAGGTCATGGGTCACCCCAACCAGTACTTACCACAAGTAATATTGGAATATGACAGCACTACCGGGAACATCTATGCGCTAGGGTTCAATAGGTTACTGTACGGAGTTTACGACAACATAGGTCAGGCTTCAACATCATCGTCATCATAAATTTGAATAGTGTAATAAAAAAATTACAGGATTTATTTTCCACTAGTAGTAATTTGGGGTATGGAACGGTGAGTGTTTTTATTTAACTAATGAAACTTTTTCCGGAGACCAATAGATCCGATCGAGTAAGGACGTATTTCGTTCATCCTAATCTTTAGTAAGGTTCCGGGAAAACCTTAGTTCCCAACATCTACTCTTTCACTCTGGCTCTCTTGGTAGGGAAGGTCTAAGAACCGTTGAAACCTTTGCACGAGGATTGACCTCTGAGCTCAAGGGTATTCATACCTAAGCGCCTAGATGAGCTAATAGGAAGTTGGTGACAGTTGACCTTAAAGAAATAAAAAACCTTTTTAATTTTTAGTTATTCTATTCTATTCTCATGAAAAGCTACTACTACATCGCCGGGGCTATGCTTTCATTACCACTTCTCTACGAAGCGCCTACTTCGACCCATTACTTTCTGTACTCTCTTTTGGGCAATTTGCTCTTTTGGTGGTCCCTTGTAGCATTGGTTTTGAAGACTGCCCTGCATAAACCCCTCTCCTACATTAGGGGAAATATCTCAAAATTTACTTTAGGTGTTTTTATTGGATACCTCTCCTTACATTATTTAGTGTACAGCATCGCCCTAGAGAGGATCCTTACCGGACTTTTCGGTAAACTGTTCTCTGTGAGCTCCCCGTTCTTAACCCTACAGGTAACTCCGTTTTACCCAATGGGACCATATTCCACTCTCGTAAACTTGATCTTTAATCCGTCCATAGTGATTGGATTTCCCCCAAACTACTACATTGAATTGTCGTTTTACGCTATATCCATGGGTCTCCTTATTGCTATTTTAGTTACGGCGAACCTCCTGAAGGTGAGGGAAATGACAAGGGTGGTTAAGGCTAAGGTAATAGTTCTCGCACCTCTTCTCGGAGTTTTAGGTGGAGGGAGCTGTTGCGTCTCTATACCCATATTGCTTGCCACTTCCATTCCCGCAGCCAACCTAATCCTGACGTCTCCCATAGGAGACAGTGGACTTCTCTTAGCCTACGTTGTACTCCCTCCCATCACTGCCCTGGCTCTAAAGCTGAACTACGATTCGTTGTCCCCAAGAGTTCCTAAGGATATGAGGATGGGTAAGGATATGAGGATGGGAGAGCTGAAGTTTAAAAAAAGAGATTGACTTTCTGGACAGCTCCCCTTCTAGTTACTCCCCTGAGTCCTTTTTAGTATTCCCCTCAAGCTGTTCCTCTCTGACCAGGTTTATTCTAGTTCCAACTTTATTCATGATATGAGGCCTCTTCTTAGCTATCCAAATGGTGTAGAGGACTGAGAAAGCTAAGAAGGCGAAACCTGTAATTACAGCCTGAGTTACTGGGAAAACTGGAGGGTAAACACTCTCGTAGAGCACGAAGGCGAAGATCAAGGTAGCTACGGTCGGGAGTACGTAGTGCTGTATTGGGTGGGCTATAACGTTAAGACCTCTATGTACCTCCTTTAACCTTCTAAAAAGTACGGTGACTGAGGTATTCATCATCACGTGGGCTATTACCAGCCCGACCAAGGCAATTGTCGTCAAATAGTCGAACGCGTTCTCCAACGCGTTGACTACTTCATTGGAAGTCGCACTCAGTGTAAACATTTGTACTGGAGTCAGTCCAGAGAAGTAACCTACAACGAAACCTGTTGCGATTGCTATTACTGTGGACGTTATGCCTACGAAAGCTAAGGATTTAGTCGGAGTGATGAATCTCTTGCTCACGTACGAGAAGAACTTTGGTATTACACCGTCTCTAGCCATGGCAAAGTAAACCCTCCCGGCGTTGGATTGCATTGCTACACTATCGGAGAAAGCAGAGTTGAAGGCGAAAAGCGCGAGCAGGAGTCCACCTATGATCCCCATATACTCAGTGTATACTATGATACCTGGGATGCCATTAGTCGCGAAACTTACCATGTTGTTGACTCCCCATCCCACTGTCAACGAATATGCTACCTCAGTGAGTACCACACCTACCACTAGCACGCCCATGACTAATGCTTTCCTTATGTCCCTAGTTCTTTTGGCCTCCTCCCCCAATGGTGCTGAACCGCCATATCCAATGAAGCTGGTTATTCCAAATATCATCCCCAGCCCAAGGGCTGCAAAGGGCCCACCAAGGGACTTGAACTGGGAGCCGTAAATGTTACCCCAAGCTAAAGGATTAAAGACCTGGAAAGTGTTGTCTGGTGCTTTTAGGATTATTATCAGACTCGTTATTGCCAAGAAAATCAGTTCTGTTATTGCTGCATACCTTATATACTTCATCTGGGGTCTTATTCCGACCATGGCCAGACCTATTGGCGCCAGCACAAAGATGGCAATGAAGGGAATCCATATCCAACCTGGTAACTGAATCCCCCAAAAGTAGTTAAGTATCCCAGGGAGAAGTACACCAGCAACATAAATTGGTATTGCTGCAGTGCTTACAATTTGGTAAAGTGGGTATATTAGCCCTACCACTATTGCCGCTTTAGGACCGAAGGCTGTAGCTACGTACCCGTAATAGCCTCCCGCGCTAGCATGTCTCTTCGCCAAATGATATAGAGTGTTTACTTCAAGGTACATTACGACCATGGCCAAAAGGAACGCCAAGGGGAGGAGCACAAAGGCGAAGGCGGCGGCTGATGTC belongs to Metallosphaera tengchongensis and includes:
- a CDS encoding sulfocyanin-like copper-binding protein — protein: MAKLDTPMVVAIVIAVILVAVAGYYIAVRSTPVNVGNVTETLPPVNTTSTTMPTTNTSTTTNTTSTSTSNMTTTSSLPSGATALPYNSANKTVFLYIVASSSGQPFNFNGTSNGQLHVYVPAGWTVLVHFTNQEGLTHNFLIVSNTTATPGDDVGQDGSIVLAVGTTTSSYLNAGLSSGQSATGSATLPAGIYWFVCGIEGHAAAGMWGVIVSSTSVTTPYYLMG
- a CDS encoding arsenate reductase (azurin) small subunit, whose product is MSKDKDKGSVDPNRRAVVIGGAAAVAGVAAGIVIGGEAFPRLLKQTVIEKQPEVVTKTVTQTVTQQVPVQQTYVKQMIANYNSLSVGQPMTTTYMGYPITVVRTGVKSVGGVGPNGDVVAFSNVCVHMGGPVQYDPKTNCGVCPYHYSQYDFTRGGIQVMGHPNQYLPQVILEYDSTTGNIYALGFNRLLYGVYDNIGQASTSSSS
- a CDS encoding APC family permease, whose product is MTQESVPRLKRGVVGTLEAIAQEIAAMAPACDTVAFMTSAAAFAFVLLPLAFLLAMVVMYLEVNTLYHLAKRHASAGGYYGYVATAFGPKAAIVVGLIYPLYQIVSTAAIPIYVAGVLLPGILNYFWGIQLPGWIWIPFIAIFVLAPIGLAMVGIRPQMKYIRYAAITELIFLAITSLIIILKAPDNTFQVFNPLAWGNIYGSQFKSLGGPFAALGLGMIFGITSFIGYGGSAPLGEEAKRTRDIRKALVMGVLVVGVVLTEVAYSLTVGWGVNNMVSFATNGIPGIIVYTEYMGIIGGLLLALFAFNSAFSDSVAMQSNAGRVYFAMARDGVIPKFFSYVSKRFITPTKSLAFVGITSTVIAIATGFVVGYFSGLTPVQMFTLSATSNEVVNALENAFDYLTTIALVGLVIAHVMMNTSVTVLFRRLKEVHRGLNVIAHPIQHYVLPTVATLIFAFVLYESVYPPVFPVTQAVITGFAFLAFSVLYTIWIAKKRPHIMNKVGTRINLVREEQLEGNTKKDSGE